The sequence aaatcaTCAATTCAATTTGGTCACACGGTAGATGTCACTCTCCGTGAGGAGCTTAAAGGGGTCCTGGGGATCACGAATCTGGGCGGCATGAGTTCATACTTAGGCATTCCAGAGAGTTTGGACGGGTCTAAAACGAAAATCTTCTCCTGATAGACTCCTAGCAAGGAAtctgctcccaagaacacacttgcaaggtcttgaagatAAACAGACggattgatgatgatcaatggaTTGAAGATGCAGCGGAATGGAGAGATGAATGGCGATGAAGGTGAAATAGGTGGAATGCAGCGGATTTGAAGGGGAATTGAGATGTACTTCCAAAAGAGGTGAAAGTCTCTTAGACTACAGGCTTGGATATatcttagatatgacacactaagaaataaacaagttgagaagatattacacactcctcagatcaaacaagtagaaagaagtttttgattaaaatgtttgatgatttACAAATGAGAGATACATGGTGCTTAAATAGAAAAGAGGGAGGACGAGGAAGAGAAGGGAACTAAAACCCTAGACAGCCTTGCAAGAGCCTTAACAAGGTTGAGTCCATGCAAGATGTCTAGGAAATGACAAAACattaaatgcaaagtttgaatgagaaagagatagaaaatgggcGAAGGCTTTTATAATGGACCTTGGACCACGACTTGGGCTGGCAAAGGGGacttgaaaatgttacttaggccccattaaaaaccttatcaagaaaacccaatgggacaaaacttgaccaagggaaaaagagcaccaaagcaacattttaccctttaccgagcaccttgagctgtgagcaatGTCATAGTGGTTTGAGCCACATCTTCTTGGTTCTTGTTCAGCTCCTTGAGTAGTCCTTggatggcttggttgaacctcttggcTTTGGACCTTGTTAGCGGACCCACCGGAATGATCAATGCCTCCTccggtacaagctgctcctttgatgcttccgctggtacaagctgctcctccggtgcttcctctggtccaagctgctcctccggtgcttcctttggttcaagctgctcctcaggtTCGTGCTGTTTGGTTGAGCTGGCCATGGTTTCATCATCTCCTTTGTCCAAGACATATTACAAGCGCGGGTTGGTGGGTGGCCAGATCGGCTTTTGTCCAAAGGTGGGAAAGAGGTGATGATAAATTCGGTGGCCACATATGTTCCTACTTTTGTGATGTCATGCTTTCGGCTTCTGAAAAAAATCACGCGAAAGTTAACTAGTacgatttctaatttttggtggagtgcATCGGGAGAATCGCAGGGGTTACATTGGGTGGCGTGGGATAGATTGTGTCTCAGCAAGCTAGACAGGGGACTGGGGTTTCGTTGTTTGGATGACTGTAATACGGCGTTGCTGGCCAAGCAACTATGGTGGTTGATTACAGTACTAGACTCTCTTTTTGCACGGGTTTTTAAAGGACATTATTATAGGCACTCAGATCCTTTGGATTCAATAAAGTCTTACTCACCATCTTATGGTTGGCGGAGTATggtttctgctcgctctctggttcataaaggactcattaaacgggtaggatcCGGTGATTTGATTTCGGTTTGGAATGATCCATGGATTCCTGCttaatccccgagaccagcattAAGCACTGGGTCGATTTTAGATCCTATGCTTCTAGTAAAATCCTTCGTTGACAGGATCACCAATTCCTGGAACATGGCTCAGCTTACGGCCACTTTTGTAAAATCCTTTGTTGCCCTCATTTCGGCCTTACCTATTGGACGGTCGGATTCGCTAGACTTGTTGGGCTGGCATTTCACAAAGACGGGTAAATATACCGTCAAATCTGGgtacaatattttacaaaaacaaaagatgcaTGATTATGGTGGGAAAGTCATTGGTCCTCATCTTAAACAATTACAAGCTTTTGTTTGGAAAATTCGGTGTCCTCTTAAAGTTCggcattttatgtggcaagtgaTTACAGGTTGTGTGGCAGTCTCCACTAATATCCGAAGGCGTGGATTGGGTTGTGACACTCAATGTGCGCTATGTGGAGTCCAAGAGGAGACTATAAATCATATTCTATTTGAATGTCCGTCGGCACGTCAGGTGTGGGCCTTATCTTAGTTTCCGACACGACCAGGGGCTTTCCCTTCAGAGTCGGTTTATACGAATTTGGATTTCCTTTTCTGGCGTTTCTCGGAGTCACCTACCCCAGAGATTTATCCATGGATTTTATGGTATCTTTGGAGAGCCCGGAATGATAAATTTTTTAGTAACCTGGATCCACACCCAGAGGCGATTTTGCGGATAGCATAGGATGAGTCCAAAGCTTGGTTTTTAGCACAATTAGAGGATGTGGCTGAGCCCACACCTCCAGTCCCACAGATATCCCTTGGGGGTCGTAGTGGCTTTATGAGAGATAGGTATCAGACCAGTTTTTTATGTTATGTAGTtggctcttggaaagcgacAGATCTATATGCAGGCCGTGGTTGGTTTTGCTCTCCTCCTATGGGGGGGGGTCCCACTATGGGAGCTTCCAATCTACGCCGTAGTCTTTCCCTGCTTCATGCATAGGTCGAAGCCCTGGTTTGGGCGATGCGTTGTATGATTGGGGCGGACAATCAGGATGTTGTTTTTCTTACAGACTGCtctgacttagtgaagatggtgtcttcacctTCAGAGTGGCCAGCGTTCGCGacttatttggaggacattcaggaagataaagaagaaatcaCATCCTTCTCGTTGATCTTCATTCCTCGTTCGCAGAATGGTAAAGCAGATAACCTGGCACGACGAGTTCGTTCTGAAGCGCATCTTATTACCTATGTAAATGATGTTCCGTCGCATTGGCTTAAAGCCAATCTTGTttattgttgtaaaaaaaaaagggtttgatttttgaagaaaaacaaaaaaaaaaacaaactttgcgTTTCTCTCCGTGTAGGGTTTTGCGATTTGCAGAGTGAGAGAGTTCGTTGAGAGAGACTTGAGATTGAGAAAGGAGCTCAAAATCGATAAGATGCAGAGATCGATTTCATCGACGGCGAAGAGATATGTTCGCCGGAATCATCAACAGGGGAAAGGTAATCTTTGCTGGGGACGAAGAGATTTTGCTGGTGGGAGTGGTGATTATAGAGACAAATTGAGAAATGATAGGCTGAGTGATTTGAAGCTAGACGATGTTGTTGGGTTGTTCGGGGACATGGTCAAGTCTCGTCCACGCCCTTCCACTATTGATTTCAACAAATTTTTGACTGCAATTGCTAAGATGAAAAAGTTCGATCTTGTCATCTCCTTTGGGGAGCAGATGCAGAAGCTGGGGATTTCACACAGTCTCTATACATACAATATTTTCATCAACTGTTTCTGCCGTTCTTCTCAACTCCCTCTTGCTTTAGCTATTAttgggaagatgatgaaactcgTTTATGAGCCTAATGTTGTCACGCTTTCTTCTCTTGTCAATGGTTTCTGTCGCAGTAAGAGGATTTCTGATGTCGTTGCTTTCGTTGATCAGATGGTGGCAATGGGATATCAACCCAATACCGTTACATTTAACACTCTGATTCATGGCCTTTTTCTTCACAACAGAGCTTCAGAAGATGTGGCTTTAGTTGACCGGATGGTTGCGAAAGGATGTTAGCCAGATCTACATACTTATGGTACGGTAGCTAATGGATTATGTAAGAGAGGTGACATTGATTTGGCTTTACATCTTCTCAAGAAGATGGATGAAGGGAAAATATAGGCTGATGTTGTAATTTACAGCACAGTTATTGATGGTCTCTGCAAATACAAACATGTGGATGATGCTCTCAACCTGTTCAACGAAATGGAAAGCAAAGGAATTAGAGTCAATGTTGTTACCTACAACTCCCTCATAAGTTGCCTTTGTCATTACGGAAGATTGAGTGATGCCTCTCAACTACTTAGAGATATGATTGCGAGGAAAATCAACCCTGATTTGTTCACTTTCAATGCATTGATAGATGTGTTTGCGAAAGAGGGGAAGCTTTTAGAGGCTAAAAAGTTGTACAAGGAGATGATCCAAAGGTCCATAGACCCTAATATTTTCACTTACAATTCATTGATCAATGGGTTTTGCATGCACGATCTCCTAGACAAGGCTAAGCATATGTTTGAATTCATGGTTAGCAAGGATTGCCTCCCAAATGTAGTGACATATACTACTCTCATAAAGGGGTTCTGTAAATCTAAGAGAGTAGAAGAAGGTATGCAACTCTTCCGCGAGATGTCTCAAAGGGGATTGGTTGGCGACACAGTCACTTACACCACTCTTATCCAAGGTTTTTTTCAGGCTGGCGACTGTGATTCTGGCCAAATGGTATTCAAACAGATGGTTTCTGATCGTGTGCCTGCCAGTATTATGACGTACAACATCTTATTAGATGGGCTTTGTAATAACGGGAAGCTAGAGACAGCATTGATCATATTCAAGGACATGCAAAAGAGTGAAATGgaacttaatatttttatatatactactgTGATTGATGGGATGTGCAAGGCTGGCAGGGTGGGAGAAGCGTGGGGCTTATTTTGTAGCCTCAGCCTTAAAGGGTTGAAGCCTAATGTTGTAACCTACACAACAATGATCTCAGGATTATGTAGGAAAAGCTTAATGCAAGAAGCGGATGCCTTGttcagaaaaatgaaagaagatgggATTCTCCCAAACTGTGCTACCTATAATACGCTGATTAGGGGGCACCTTAGAGATGGTGACAAAGCCGCATCAGCAGAACTTATCAAAGAAATGAGGAGTTGCGGGTTTGTTGGAGATGCTTCGACTTTTGGCTTGGTCACAAATATGTTACATGATGGGAGATTAGACAAAAGCTTCCTCGATATGCTTTCCTAAAACAGTTTCATCATCCTCCAGAGACAAGCAGTGAGGTGAATTGACGTGGTTGCTTCTATTTTATTGAGAAGTTGTTGTTATGTCTGTTTATTATAACATGATTCTGTTTGCTATGTTCCTGCTAGGTTACAGACGAGAGTTGATGCAAACACATATTTTCTCTTGTTGAGATAAGAATAGTCTTTAAAGACTCAGAAGCTCCTATCATGAAGATTTCAGACTTCAACTGATGTTATAGGTTTGATTGATTATTATGAAGCTCCTTCATAATACTCTTGTCTGGTTTCGATTTGATGGTGTAGTGGAAGCAGAACtaataactaattttgtttagCTAAACTTGTACGGTCATACTTGAGTTAGTTCTAACTAGTATTGcatgttgttcttgttctgtaCTGCATATTTaggaaagcaaaaaaagaacaGGCAAAAAATCAAGGCTCGCAAAAAGAACAATATTTACATCTCCCACAACACAAACAAAGGTTGGaaaaatttactatttttttttctataaaaaaaaatcaaacaaaaagttatTAGACTACTCCTTTGATTAATCCATATACAATGACAAGTGCGACAACGAGTGAGTGATGGACACGTGGTTTCACTTCCAAAGTTAACACATCTTCTCCCAATGTAATCCCATTTGatgattgttttggttttacctACAAAAACATATGTAAACTGTATGGTTAAGTGCTTAACTATATAAACGCTTTCAAATTCaacttttaaattcaaaattttgataaattttacgTACCTGTGCAATGATATCTCCGTTGATGTCTATGATCTGGAAAGCAAATTT comes from Camelina sativa cultivar DH55 chromosome 19, Cs, whole genome shotgun sequence and encodes:
- the LOC109130786 gene encoding pentatricopeptide repeat-containing protein At1g63400-like, giving the protein MRCMIGADNQDVVFLTDCSDLVKMVSSPSEWPAFATYLEDIQEDKEEITSFSLIFIPRSQNGKADNLARRVRSEAHLITYVNDVPSHWLKANLGFAICRVREFVERDLRLRKELKIDKMQRSISSTAKRYVRRNHQQGKGNLCWGRRDFAGGSGDYRDKLRNDRLSDLKLDDVVGLFGDMVKSRPRPSTIDFNKFLTAIAKMKKFDLVISFGEQMQKLGISHSLYTYNIFINCFCRSSQLPLALAIIGKMMKLVYEPNVVTLSSLVNGFCRSKRISDVVAFVDQMVAMGYQPNTVTFNTLIHGLFLHNRASEDVALVDRMVAKGC
- the LOC104767480 gene encoding pentatricopeptide repeat-containing protein At1g63130, mitochondrial-like produces the protein MESKGIRVNVVTYNSLISCLCHYGRLSDASQLLRDMIARKINPDLFTFNALIDVFAKEGKLLEAKKLYKEMIQRSIDPNIFTYNSLINGFCMHDLLDKAKHMFEFMVSKDCLPNVVTYTTLIKGFCKSKRVEEGMQLFREMSQRGLVGDTVTYTTLIQGFFQAGDCDSGQMVFKQMVSDRVPASIMTYNILLDGLCNNGKLETALIAGRVGEAWGLFCSLSLKGLKPNVVTYTTMISGLCRKSLMQEADALFRKMKEDGILPNCATYNTLIRGHLRDGDKAASAELIKEMRSCGFVGDASTFGLVTNMLHDGRLDKSFLDMLS